In Pleurocapsa sp. PCC 7319, the following are encoded in one genomic region:
- a CDS encoding transposase — translation MSVKDQKKNDRVKRLSLDCKATVKIGDYSRGGQTRGNNQAQDHDMGATEKYIPCGILDEENGQLYLNFGSYYKTSDFIVDSLSLWWNQIPNPEQQQINLIQIKVDNGPENSGRRTQFLKRMVEFANITGKSIQLLYFPPYHSKYNPIERCWGILEQHLLWRTPQQR, via the coding sequence ATAAGTGTTAAAGACCAGAAAAAAAATGACCGAGTCAAACGTCTAAGCTTGGATTGCAAGGCAACGGTGAAAATAGGCGATTATAGTCGTGGCGGACAAACTAGAGGTAACAATCAAGCCCAAGACCACGATATGGGAGCCACAGAAAAATATATTCCTTGTGGAATCCTGGATGAAGAGAACGGACAACTCTATCTCAACTTTGGCAGTTATTACAAAACCAGTGATTTTATTGTCGATAGTTTGTCTCTGTGGTGGAACCAGATTCCTAATCCTGAACAGCAACAAATAAATTTGATTCAAATCAAAGTAGATAACGGTCCAGAGAATAGTGGCAGAAGAACTCAATTTTTGAAGCGAATGGTCGAGTTTGCCAATATCACAGGAAAATCGATTCAGTTGTTGTACTTTCCTCCTTATCACAGTAAATATAATCCCATTGAACGTTGTTGGGGTATTTTAGAACAACATCTTCTATGGCGCACTCCTCAGCAACGTTGA